Proteins encoded in a region of the Anopheles aquasalis chromosome 2, idAnoAquaMG_Q_19, whole genome shotgun sequence genome:
- the LOC126581088 gene encoding general odorant-binding protein 83a-like, which produces MTQGASGRRSSTFQRFTDWPLIGVWCVVLYALCAGGQRAPPRRDDVYPPPDTLAFYKPYAEQCVAETGVSVAAIKRFGDEDIFEDDPKLKCYMECMFRVSNLTDAKGEVHLGKMLETIKPEFEDLALRMGAKCTKAKGKDLCERAFWYHKCWKTSDPVHYYLIGP; this is translated from the exons ATGACACAAGGCGCCAGCGGACGACGCTCTAGTACCTTCCAGCGCTTCACCGATTGGCCGCTGATCGGTGTTTGGTGCGTTGTGCTGTACGCACTGTGTGCCGGAGGTCAGAGAGCACCGCCAAGACGGGATGACGTCTATCCACCACCGGACACGCTGGCCTTCTACAAACCGTACGCGGAGCAGTGCGTCGCGGAGACCGGTGTCAGTGTGGCGGCCATCAAGCGGTTCGGCGACGAGGACATATTTGAGGATGACCCGAAGCTGAAGTGCTACATGGAGTGCATGTTCCGGGTCAGCAATCTGACCGACGCCAAGGGGGAGGTGCATCTGGGCAAGATGCTCGAAACTATCAAGCCGGAGTTTGAGGATCTAGCCCTTCGGATGGGCGCCAAGTGTACGAAAGCGAAGGGCAAGGACCTGTGCGAGCGTGCCTTCTGGTATCACAAATGCTGGAAAACGTCCGATCCGGTG CACTACTATCTGATCGGACCGTGA
- the LOC126581091 gene encoding pheromone-binding protein-related protein 6-like, whose amino-acid sequence MRTARTTCQKETGTSDEEIATFNQPETVPSQSKSASRELQCYMHCMFRAFNVSKADGNVDLVEAYHTIPKQFNSIALRVFAKCHFRVEGDDPCERAYSHHRCWKETEPANYILL is encoded by the exons ATGCGTACGGCGCGCACCACTTGCCAGAAGGAAACCGGCACGAGTGACGAAGAAATAGCGACGTTCAACCAACCGGAAACGGTCCCGTCGCAATCGAAGTCGGCGTCGCGGGAGTTGCAGTGCTACATGCACTGCATGTTCCGGGCGTTCAATGTTAGCAAGGCGGACGGGAATGTGGATCTTGTCGAAGCGTACCACACCATCCCGAAGCAGTTTAACTCGATCGCGCTGAGAGTGTTCGCCAAGTGTCACTTTCGGGTGGAGGGTGATGATCCGTGCGAGAGGGCGTACTCGCACCATCGCTGCTGGAAGGAGACGGAACCGGCA AACTACATCTTGCTTTGA